Proteins from one Amycolatopsis benzoatilytica AK 16/65 genomic window:
- a CDS encoding type VII secretion target, protein MADGYQVHLEALQQHQGDVQNIAQGVHTAAQACAAGQAMGDLSFGIIGQPFAAVMESFTGSAGAFIGQVAAAADDIADRLQAAHDAYDTHEQHAKGTIDGVGKEIPA, encoded by the coding sequence ATGGCCGACGGGTACCAGGTCCACCTGGAGGCACTGCAACAGCACCAGGGCGACGTCCAGAACATCGCTCAGGGCGTGCACACCGCGGCCCAGGCGTGCGCCGCGGGCCAGGCCATGGGCGATCTTTCGTTCGGCATCATCGGCCAGCCGTTCGCGGCTGTGATGGAGTCGTTCACCGGGTCCGCCGGTGCGTTCATCGGCCAGGTCGCGGCCGCCGCCGACGACATCGCCGACCGGCTGCAGGCCGCGCACGACGCCTACGACACCCACGAGCAGCACGCCAAAGGCACCATCGACGGCGTCGGCAAGGAGATCCCGGCATGA
- a CDS encoding YbaB/EbfC family nucleoid-associated protein: MNALSPEIAEIRQRAAEAQEQLKHVSATATSPDGAVTATVNTAGALQELTFGPRADEMPRTALAAAVLATARRAQAQAAQQLTAIMAPVIGEHSDAMKFLEEQIPEPDVPAEESDPRPPSAGRGRPAPANDDDYFDNGPLTGRRD; this comes from the coding sequence ATGAACGCACTTTCCCCCGAAATCGCCGAAATCCGGCAGCGGGCCGCCGAAGCGCAGGAGCAGCTGAAGCACGTGTCGGCCACCGCGACAAGCCCGGACGGAGCGGTCACCGCGACCGTCAACACCGCCGGTGCGCTGCAGGAACTCACCTTCGGACCGCGCGCCGACGAGATGCCGCGAACCGCGCTCGCCGCCGCCGTGCTGGCCACCGCCCGACGCGCGCAGGCGCAGGCCGCACAGCAACTGACCGCGATCATGGCACCCGTCATCGGCGAACACAGCGACGCGATGAAATTCCTCGAAGAACAGATTCCGGAGCCGGATGTTCCGGCGGAAGAAAGCGATCCGCGTCCGCCGTCCGCGGGCCGGGGCCGGCCGGCTCCGGCGAACGACGACGACTACTTCGACAACGGCCCGCTGACGGGGAGGCGCGACTGA